The genomic DNA AGAAGCACGAAGCCCCTCGCGGACGAGGGGCTTCGCAGGAGGGGCCGCGCGCGCGGCGTGGCGCGATCAGGCCGAGGGCGGAACGTAGCCCTGGGCTTCGACGCTGCCGTCCTCGAACAGGAAGCGTTCCATCTGCTGCTGCAGGTACTTGCGGGCGCGGGCGTCGGCCAGGTTCAGGCGGTTTTCATTGACCAGGCGGGTCTGCACCTGCTTCCACTCTTCCCAAGCTTCCTTGGAAATGCTTTGCCAGATGCGGGTGCCGAGTTCGCCGGGGTAGGGTGGAAAATCCAGCCCTTCGGCTTCACGCTTCAATTTCACACAGTTGACGGTACGGGCCATGGTTCGCTGCCGGAAAGAATGGGTAATGCGCCATTTTAGCGGGCTTGGCGCCGGAAGGCCGCCAAGCCCCTGCGGGCACTGCGGTTAGGCCTCGGGGCCAGCCTGGGGCGGGGCCGCGTCACAGCTTCTTGATGAACACCAGGCTGTTGCGCGAGCGGTTGTAGTTGTTCTGCTTTTCGCGCGGCAGGTCGGCGATGCCGCCCTGCACGAAGCCGCGCTTCATGAACCAGTGCGAGGTGCGCGTGGTCAGCACGAACAGCCGCTTGGCGCCGCTGGCGCGGGCGCGCGATTCCATGTGGCGCAGCAGGATCTCGCCCTCGCCGGACCCCTGCCATTCGGGGTGCACGATCAGGCAGGCCATCTCGGCCATGTGATCCTCGGGGAAGTTGTGCAGCGTGGCGCAGCCGTAGATCACGCCGTCGTGCTCGAGCACGGTGAAGTTCTCGACGTCGCGCTCGATCACGCTGCGCGGGCGCGGCACCAGCGTGCCGTCGGCTTCCAGCGGCTCGATCAGGCTGAGGATGGCGCCAACGTCATCGAGCGTGGCCGGGCGCAGGTCGTCCAGCGTGTCCTCCACCACCATGGTGCCGACGCCATCGTGAGTGAAGATCTCCAGCAGCACGCTGCCGTCCAGCGCGAACGGCACCAGGTGGGCGCGGGCCACGCCGCGCTTGACCGCCAGCGACGCGTATTGCAGGTAGGCGCCGGTTTCCTCGTCCAGCGAGCCGCCCGCCAGCAGCGCGTCGGCATCGACGCGGGCCAGTTCGGTGTCGACCGAGCCGTCGTCATTGAGCACGCCCTGGCCGCTGGACAGGAAGATCAGCTTTTCGGCGCGCAGCGCCACGGCCACGCTGGTGGCCAGGTCTTCCATGGCCAGGTTGAAGGCGTCGCCGGTGGGCGAGAAGCCCAGCGGCGACAGCAGCACTACCGACGAACCCTTTTCGATGGCGAACTTGAGCGCGTCGACGTCGATCTTGCGCACCTGGCCGGTGTGCTTGTAGTCCACGCCGTCCAGCACGCCGGTGGGGCGGGCGGTGACGAAGTTGCCCGAAATGACGCGGATGTGCGCGTGCGACATCGGCGTGTTGGGCAGGCCCTGGCTGAAGGCGGCCTCGATGTCCAGGCGGATCTCGCCGGCGGCTTCTTTGGCGCATTCCAGCGCGGCCGCGTCGGTGGGCGCCAGGCCGCGGTCGAACTGTTGGGTGAAGCCCTTCAGGCGCAGCTGTTCGTTGACCTGGGGGCGCGAGCCATGCACCAGCACCAGGCGGATGCCCAGCGACGACAGCAGCGACAGGTCCTGCACCAGCGCGTTCAGCGCCCCGGCCTGCACCAATTCACCGCCAAACGCCACCACGAAGGTCTTGCCTCGGAACGCATGCACGTAGGGCGCGACGTCTCGGAACCATCGGACGAACTGGGCAGGGGCGAATTCGGGGGCTTCAAGGGCGGAGACGGTGTCTGGTTCCAGGTCGGGCATGATGGGTGGGGCGATTCCTGAGAGTGGCAACAACGCGGCCCAGGGGCCGCGTCAACGCGCCGTCATGGGACGGCGTGGCGAAATTATATGACCGGCGGCCGTTTATATAATAGGCAGCTAACCGGACAAATCGTACATGCCAGAATCTTCCCGCCCGCGGCCGCCCGTGCCGGCCGACGGGCCGACCCGGGGCCCCCGCAAGCCGCGTGCCGATGCCGCGGCCCCGGCGGCCCGCCAGGCGCCCCGCCCCGAGCGGCCCATTCCCGCCGTGACCTACCCCGAAGACCTGCCCGTCAGCGCGCGGCGCCAGGAAATCGCGCGCGCCATCGCCGGCCATCAGGTGGTCATCGTCAGCGGCGAGACCGGCTCGGGCAAGACCACCCAATTGCCCAAGATCTGCCTGGAACTGGGCCGCGGCCGCCAGAAGATGATCGGCCACACCCAGCCGCGGCGGCTGGCCGCCACTTCGGTGGCCAAGCGCATCGCCGAGGAACTGAACACGCCGATGGGCGAGGTGGTGGGCTACCAGGTGCGTTTCAACGACCGCACCGGCCCCAATGCGTCGATCAAGCTGATGACCGACGGCATCCTGCTGGCCGAGTCGCAGCGCGACCCGCTCCTGCGCCGCTACGACACCATCATCATCGACGAGGCGCACGAACGCAGCCTGAACATCGACTTCCTGCTGGGCTATCTCAAGCAGCTGCTGCCGCGCCGTCCCGACCTGAAAGTCATCATCACCTCGGCCACCATCGACGCCGAGCGCTTCGCCCGCCATTTCGCCGCGTCCGAGGACAAGCCGGCGCCGGTGATCGAGGTCTCGGGCCGGTTGTATCCGGTCGAGGTGCGCTACCGTCCGGTGCGCGAGGAAGCCGCCGAGGACGAGGCCGCGCCCGCCAGGCCGGGCCGCGACCGCGAGCGCATGTCGGGCGACGAGGAACGCGACCTGATCGACGCCATCGTCGACGCGGTCGACGAATGCGCCCGCCACGGCCCCGGCGACGTGCTGGTGTTCCTGCCGGGCGAGCGCGAGATCCGCGAATCGGCCGAAGCGCTGCGCAAGCGCCACCCGGCCGGCACCGAGGTACTGCCGCTGTACGCGCGCCTGTCGCAGGCCGAGCAGGAACAGATCTTCCATCCGCGCGGCAACGCGCGCCGCATCGTGCTGGCCACCAACGTGGCGGAAACCTCGCTGACGGTGCCCGGCATCCGCTTCGTGGTCGACAGCGGCCTGGCGCGCGTCAAGCGCTATTCCTGGCGCAACAAGGTCGAGCAGCTGCGCATCGAGCCGGTCAGCCGCGCCTCGGCCAACCAGCGCGCCGGCCGTTGCGGCCGGGTCGGCCCGGGCCTTTGCATCCGGCTCTTTGATGAAGCCGACTTCAACGCCCGCGCCGCCTTCACCGACCCCGAGGTGCTGCGTTCCTCGCTGGCGTCCGTGATCCTGCGGATGAAGTCGCTCAAGCTGGACGACATCGAGCAGTTCCCGTTCGTCGAGGCCCCGCCCGGGCGCGCGGTGGCCGACGGCTACCACCTGCTGCAGGAACTGGGCGCGATCGAACTGGCGGCCGCCGATGATGGCGACGACGCCAGCCGCACCGGCGCCTCGTTCGTCCTGACCCAGACCGGCCACGAATTGGCCAAGCTGCCGGTGGACCCGCGCATCGGCCGCATGATCCTGGCCGCGCGCGAGCACCAGTGCCTGGCCGAGATGCTGATCATCGCTTCGGCGCTGTCGGTGCAGGACGCGCGCGACCGGCCCATGCAGGAACGCGAGGCGGCCGAAGCCGCGCACGCCAAGTTCGCCGACGACAAGTCCGAATTCATCTCCTTCCTCAAGCTGTGGCGCTGGTACGGCGAGCAGGTGCAGCACAAGGCCTCGCAGCGCAAGCTGGTGGGCCTGCTGCGGCAGAACTTCCTGTCGCCCATCCGGCTGCGCGAATGGCACGACGTCCACACCCAGCTGGCCGCCCTGGTGGGCGAGCAGGGCTGGCGCGTCAACCAGGTCGAGGCCACCTACGAACAGCTGCACATGGCGCTGCTGTCGGGCCTGTTGGGCAACATCGGCTTCAAGAGCGACGAGGGCGGTCACTACCAGGGCGCCCGCGAGATCCGCTTCCACATCCATCCGGGCTCGCGCCTGGTGAAGAAGGCCGGCCGCTGGATCGTCGCCGCCGAGCTGGTCGAGACCACCCGCCTGTATGCGCGCTGCGTGGCGCGCATCGATCCGGTCTGGCTGGAAAAGGTCGGCGCCCATTTGATCCGCAAGAACTGGTCGGACCCGCGCTGGGAAAAGAAGGCCGGCCAGGTGGTGGCCAACGAACGCGCCACGCTCTATGGCCTGACCATCTACAGCGGCCGTCGCATCCAGTACGGCCGGGTCCATCCGCGCGAGGCGCGCGAACTGTTCATCCGCCAGGCGCTGGTGCCGGGCGAGATCGACACGCGCCTGGCCTTCGTGGCCCACAACCGCAAGCTGATCGCCGGCATCGAGAAACTTGAGCATCAGACCCGTCGCCCCGACATCCTGGTCGATGACGAGCTGATCTACGCCTTCTATGACCGCCAGCTGCCGGCCGACATCTCGCAGACCGCGACGCTTGAAAAGTGGGTCAACGGCCTCGACAAGGCCGAAGCCGCCAAGCTGCTGCTGACGCGCGACGAACTGATGCGGCACGAGGCCGCCGGCGTCACCACCGACGTCTTCCCCAAGAAGGTGGAGTGGCAGGGCGTGTCGATGGCGCTCGATTACCACTTCGAGCCTGGCTCGCCGCGCGACGGCGTGACGCTGGCGGTGCCGCTGTTCGCCCTGAACCAGATCGATCCGGCGCGCTGCGAATGGCTGGTGCCCGGCATGCTCAAGGAGAAGGTGCACCTGCTGCTCAAGTCGCTGCCGCAGAAGCTGCGCCGCCACTGCGTGCCGCTGCCCGACTACGCCGCCGGCTTCTACGACCGCTGGTTCGAGCGCCTGGGCGACCCGCAGACCGGCCTGGTGGACGCCCTGATCGCCGACATGTGGGACCAGGTGCAGGTGCGCCCGGCCGCCGCCGACTTCAAGCTCGAGACGCTGCCGGCGCACCTGTTCATGAACTTCCGCGTGGTCGACGAGCACGGCCGCATGCTGGCCGCCGGCCGCAACCTGGCGCAGTTGCGCGCCGAGTTCGGCAAGCAGGCCCAGGCCACCTTCCAGCAGTTGGCCGCCAGCGACACCCAGGTGGCGCAGGCGCTGGCGCACGAGAACCTGACCGCCTGGACCTTCGGCCCGCTGCCGGAGATCATGGAGATCAAGCGCCGCGGCCAGTCGGTCATCGGTTACCCGGCGCTGGTCGACCGCGGCGCGCATTGCGACCTGGACGTGTTCGACGACCCGGACGAGGCCCGCAAGGCGCACCGCGCCGGCCTGCTCAAGCTGTTCCGGCTGGGCCTGCGCGAGCAGGTCAAGTTCCTGGAAAAGAACCTGGCCGACCTGACCAGGATCAGCATGCTCTACATGACGCTGGGCACGCAGGAAGAACTGCGCGACCAGATCATCGACTGCGCCTTGGGCCAGGCCTGCCTGGCCGAGCCCTGGCCGGTCAACGAGCAGCAGTTCGAGGCGCGCCGGGCCGAGGGCAAGGGCCGGCTGGGCCTGCTGGCGCAGGAAGTGGCGCGCCTGGCGGGCACGATCCTGACCGAATACGCGACCCTGCAGCGCAAGCTGCCGCAGGCCAAGCCGCACGCCGCGGCCTATGCCGACCTGCAGCAGCAGCTGGGGGCGCTGATGCCCAAGTGGTTCATCCGCGACACTCCTTACCCCCAGCTGTCGCATTTCCCGCGCTACCTGAAGGCGGCGGTGGCGCGCATCGACAAGCTGCGCGCCGATCCGGGCCGCGATGCCAAGCTGGTGGCCGAGATGGCCCCGCTCGTGACCCAGTACCAGCGGGCCCGCTCGGCCCTGAAGGGGGCGCCCGACCCGCGCCTGGACGAGTTCCGCTGGTTGCTGGAGGAGCTGCGGGTAGCCCTGTTCGCGCAGGAATTGCGCACGCCGATGCCGGTGTCGGTCAAGCGCCTGATGAAAAGCTGGGAATCCCTGCAGCGCTGATCTTGCTGGTTCAGGCGAGGCCGGCGCGGCCCCGTCAACCGAGGAATACGGGGCGGCGCGAGCCGTCCCGTATTACCGCCAGATTTCAGTCGTTTTCTGTTCAGTGACGCGTCATCTGGTTATGCTTCAATGCGCGGGCCTTCACCCCCGCTCCCTGGAGCATTGCCGACATGTTCGAGCTCTTCAGCACCCGGACGCGCCCGTCCGCGTCGTCCCGCTCCTCGCCCAATCGCTGGGACTGGGCGCTCCTGCCCCTGGTGCTGGGGGTGCTGGCCGCCATGGCCTATGGCGCCTCGCAGATGAGCCGCCCCTTCGCCGTCGGCGAAGAACTGCCGATCTCGCTGGATCCGATCTACCTGCCGTACTACCTGCTGCGCACCATCCTGCGGATGTTCACGGCGCTGGCCTTTTCGCTGCTGTTCAGCTTCGTCTTCGCGGCCATCGCGGCCAAGTTCCGCACCGCCGAAAAAGCCATGATCCCGATGCTGGACATCCTGCAATCGGTGCCCATCCTGGGTTTCCAGGCCATCGCCATCGCGCCCTTCATCGCGCTGTTTCCCGGCAACCTGCTGGGCGTGGAGTGCGCGGCGATCTTCGCCATCTTCACCTCGCAGGCCTGGAACATGGCGTTCAGTCTGTACCAGTCGATGCGCACCGTGCCGGCCGAGCTGAACGAGGCCGCGCGGGTGTTCCGGCTGTCCGGCTGGCAGCGTTTCTGGCGCCTGGAGCTGCCGTACGCCACCCCGGGCCTGTTGTGGAACATGATGATGTCCATGTCCGGCGGCTGGTTCTTCCTGGTGGCGGCCGAGGCCATCTCGGTGGCCGGGCAGGACATCAAGCTGCCCGGCATCGGTTCGTACATCGCGGTGGCCATCGACGCCGAAAACGGCCGCGCCATCGCCTGGGCCATCGGCGCCATGATGGCCGGCATCCTGCTCTACGACCAGTTGTTCTTCCGCCCGCTGCTGGCCTGGGCCGACAAGTTCCGCTTCGAGGAATCGCAGGCCGACGTGGCGCAACAGTCCTGGTTGCTGGACTGGACCCGCCGCAGCCGCTGGATGCAGGCCCTGTCGAACATGTTCTGGGCGCGGATGCGGCGCGCGCTGGGCTGGTTCAGCGTGCCCTACGACGGCACCTCGATCCGCGCCCGCGCCAAGGCGCCGGACCCGCGCTGGACCCGCATCTGGGATTCGCTGCTGGCCGCGGCCGCGCTGCTGGCGACCTACAAGCTGGTCGTGTTCGTGCACCAGGAAGTGGGCTGGGGCGAGGTGCTGCACGTGGTCGGCCTGGGCGGCATCACCCTGGCGCGGGTGATGGTGCTGATCGGACTTGCGTCGCTGATCTGGGTGCCGATCGCGGTCTGGATCGGCCTGCGGCCCCGGTATTCGCAACGGGTGCAGGCGGTGGCGCAGTTCCTGGCGGCGTTCCCGGTCAACCTGCTGTTTCCGGCCGTGGTGTTTGTGATGGTGGCGTTCAAGCTCAATCCGAACATCTGGCTCAGCCCGCTGATCATCTTCGGCACCCAGTGGTACATCCTGTTCAACGTGGTGGCGGGCGCCTCGACCATTCCCAATGAATTGCGCCTGGCGGCCGGCAACCTGGGCCTGAAGGGCTGGCTGCTGTGGCGCCGGGTCTACCTGCCGGCGGTGTTTCCCAGTTTCATCACCGGCGCCATCACCGCCAGCGGCGGCTCCTGGAACGCCAGCATCGTGGCCGAGTACGTGTCCTGGGGCAATACCTCGCTGGTGGCCGACGGCCTGGGCAGTTACATCAAGCAGATGACCGAGCAGGGCGATTTCCACCGCATCGCGCTCGGCATTGGCGTCATGAGCATTTTCGTCATGCTGCTGAACCGGTTTTTCTGGCGCAAACTGTATTTGCTGGCCGAAGACCGCGGCCGGTAGGAGTCTCCATGCCTTCCAATTTCCTGATTGAACTGCACGATGTCGGCAAATCGTTCCGCGCCGCGGATGGCACTGCCCGGCACGTGCTGGAACACGTGGACTTCACGCTGCGCGAAGGCGAGATCGTGGCCCTGCTGGGCAAGTCCGGTTCGGGCAAGTCGACCCTGCTGCGCATCATGGCGGGGCTGGTCAACGCCGACCAGGGCACCGTCACCTACCGCGGCCAGCCGGTGTACGGCCCCGCGGCAGGCATCGCCATGGTGTTCCAGTCCTTCGCGCTGTTCCCCTGGCTGACCGCGCAGCAGAACGTCGAGCTGGGCCTGGAGGCCCAGGGCGTGGCGCCGGCCGAGCGCGCCAGGCGCGCCGATGCGGTGCTCGACCTGATGGGCCTGGGCGGGTTCGGCGGCGCCTTGCCGCGCGAACTGTCCGGCGGCATGCGCCAGCGCGTCGGCATCGCCCGCGCCCTGGTCATGAATCCCGACGTGCTGCTAATGGACGAAGCCTTCTCGGCCCTCGACGTGCTGACCGGCGAAACGCTGCGCGACGACATGCTCGAACTATGGGACGAGAGCCGCATCTCGACCAAGGGCATCCTGATCGTGTCCCACAACATCGAGGAAGCGGTCATGATGGCCGACCGCATCATCGTGTTCTCCAGCGACCCCGGCCGCATCCGCAGCCAGGTGCAGATCGGCCTGCCGCGGCCGCGCAACGCCGATTCGCCGCAGGTGCGGGCGCTGATCGACGAGGTCTACGCGCTGATGACGCAGCGCCCGGCGCACGACATGCCGACGCCGCGCCAGCAGGGCCTGGGCTACCGCTTTCCGCATACCGAGGTCGAGCGCATGGAAGGCGTGCTCGACGTGCTGGCCGAGGCGCCGTTCAATGGCCGCGCCGACCTGCCCAAGCTGGCCGAGGAAGCCGAGATATCCGACGACGACCTGCTGCCGGCCTGCGAAGCGCTGGGCTTGTTCGGGCTGGCCCAGATCGACAAGGGCGACATCTACCTGACGCCGCTGGGCCAGCGCTACGTTCAGGCCGACCAGGACCAGAAGCAGGCCATCTTCGGCCGCCAGCTGCTGGCCCACGTGCCGCTGGCCGCGCACATCCGCCACAGCCTGGAACAGGAACCCGCCGGCGAGCTGCCGGAAAGGAACTTCCTGGATTCGCTGGAGGAATTCCTCAAGCCCGACGAAGCCGAGCGCGTGCTGAAGATCGCGGTGGAGTGGGGCCGCTATGGCGAGATCTATGGCTACGACTACCACACCGGCCTGTTGAGCTTGCCGGAGCGCGCCGCGGGGTAGGGTGGGGGAGCGGCGGGCCGGACGGCCCGCCGTGGTGGCGTGATGACCGCGCGATCCGCGCGGTCGGCCCGATCACAGGGCGATGAAGCCCGCGATCACCAGGATGATCAGGCCGTACTTGGTGGCCTTGTAGACGTTGCGGTTCCAGGCCTTGAAGGCCTTGCGCTTCTGGTCGATGACCCAGTGCGCATGGGTCAGCTTGTTGATGGCGCCGGTCTGGTCGCCGCCGTCGTTGGGCGAGCTGGCTGCCGACATCACCACGCGGCCGAACCAGCGGTTGAAGGCCTCGGCCCAGCCCCACTTGAGCGGCCGCTCGACGTCGCAGAACAGGATGATGCGGTTCTGGTCGGTGTGGTTGTAGGCCTCGTGCACGTAGGTCTCGTCGAACACCACGCTTTCGCCGTCGCGCCAGCTGTAGGATTCGCCGTCGACGATGATGTGGCAGCGGTCGTCGTTGGGCGTGGTCAGCCCCAGGTGGTAGCGCAGCGAGCCGGCGAACGGGTCGCGGTGGGCGTTGAGCTTGCCGCCCGGCGGCAGCTCGGCGAACATCGCCGCCTTGACCTTGGGCAGCGTCTTCAGGATGGCCACCGTCTTGGGGCACAGTTCCTCGGCCGAGGGGTGGCGGGCGTCATACCACTTCAGGTAGAAGCGCTTCCAGCCGTACTTGAAGAAGGAATTGAAGCCGATGTCGTTGTGGCTGTCGGCCGCCTTGATGCGGCGCAGCTCGGCCATCTGCAGGGCTTCGTCGCGGATCGTTTCCCAGTTGTCGTCCAGCACCTTGAGTTCGGCGATCTCGCTGGTGGTCAGGTAAGGGGTGGACGGCACGCGCGAGGTCAGCACCATGAAGGCGTTGACCGGCGCCAGCAGCACCGAGTGATCCAGCAGTTGCCGGCCCAGCGGCAGCTTGACGCGGCCACGGAAGTGCGCGAACAGGATGGCGGCAAGCCAGATCCCGGGTATCAGCCATTTCATACGTAAATCTCGTCCTGCGGCGGGTGAGTCAGGTGCAATCGCCTATTGTTACACAGCGTCGCCGAACAGGCCGTGGAGGAATCGTCCGCAGGGCGGTTTTAGGCCCTCCGACTAGGTACAATTCCTCCTATGTCCGAAGCCGTAACAACTCCGTCCCCTTTTGTTCACCTGCGCGTCCATTCCGAGTTTTCGGTGGTGGATGGCATCGTGCGCATTCCCGACCTCATCAAGCGTGTCGCCAAGCTGGGCCAGCCGGCAGTCGCGCTGACCGATCTGTCGAACCTGTTCGGCCTGATCAAGTTCTACAAGGGCGCGCGCGGCGCGGGCATCAAGCCCATCGCCGGCTGTGACGTCTGGCTGAGCAACGACGACGATCCCGCCAAGCCGTTCCGCGTGTTGCTGCTGGTGCGCAACCACCAGGGCTACCTGAACCTGTGCGAACTGCTGTCGCGCGCGTTCCTGACCAACCAGGGCAAGGGCCGGGCCGAGATCCGCCGTGAATGGCTGCAGGGCCAGGACGGCCTGATCGTGCTGTCGGGTGGCCGCGGCGGCGACGTCGGCCAGGCGCTGGACGCCGGCAACGCGGTGTCGGCGCTGGCCTTGGCGCGCCAGTGGGCGCATATGTTCCCGGGCAGCTACTACATCGAGCTGCAACGTGCCGGCATGGACGGCGACGAGGCCTACACCCAGGCCGCCATGCGCCTGGCGGCCGAGGCCGGCCTGCCGGTGGTGGCCACGCACCCGGTGCAGTTCCTGGACGAATACGAATTCCAGGCGCACGAGGCGCGCGTCTGCATCGCCGAAGGCGAGATCCTGGCCAACCCGCGCCGCGTGCGCCGCTTCAGCAAGGAACAGTACCTGCTCAGTTCCGAGGAAATGGCGCGTCGCTTTGCCGACGTGCCCTCGGCGCTGGCCAATACGGTCGAGATCGCCAAGCGCTGCAACCTCAGCCTGGTGCTGGGCAAGCCGCGCCTGCCCAACTTCCCCACGCCCGACGGTGTGTCGCTGGACGACTACCTGGTGCAGCTGTCCGAAGAGGGCCTGGAAAAGCGCATGGCCTTCCTGTTCCCGGATGAAGCCGAGCGCGCGTCCAAGCGCGAGCAGTACTACGAACGCCTGCGCTGGGAATGCAAGACCATCATCCAGATGGGCTTCCCGGGCTACTTCCTGATCGTGCAGGACTTCATCAACTGGGGCAAGAACAACGGCGTGCCGGTCGGCCCGGGCCGGGGTTCGGGCGCCGGTTCGCTGGTGGCGTACGCGCTCGGCATCACCGACCTGGATCCGATCCGCTACGACTTGCTGTTCGAGCGCTTCCTGAATCCCGAGCGGGTCTCGATGCCCGACTTCGATATCGACTTCTGCCAGGACAACCGCGAACGCGTCATCGACTACGTCAAGGAAAAATACGGTCGCGCCGCCGTGAGCCAGATCGCCACCTTCGGCACGCTGGGCGCCAAGGCCGTGGTGCGCGACGCCGGCCGGGTGCTGGACATGCCCTACATGTTCTGCGACGGCCTGTCCAAGCTGATCCCGTTCAACCCGATGGACCCCTGGACGCTCGAGCGCACCCTGAAGGACGAACCGGCCTTCAAGGACCGCTACGAGCAGGAAGAGGAAGTGCGCGCGCTGGTCGACCTGGCCAAGCCGCTCGAAGGCCTGACGCGCAACATCGGCATGCACGCCGGCGGCGTGCTGATCGCGCCCGGCAAGCTCACCGACTTCTGCCCGCTGTATTGCCAGCCGGGGCAGGAGAACAGCGCGGTGTCGCAGTTCGACAAGGACGACGTCGAAGCCGCCGGCCTGGTCAAGTTCGACTTCCTGGGCCTGCGCAACCTGACCATCCTGGACTGGGCCGTGCGCTACGTGCGCCAGTTCAACGAGGACAAGCGCGACTTCGACGTCATGGCGCTCAGCCTCGACGATCCGGCCGCCTACAAGATCCTGTGCGACGCCAACACCACCGCGGTGTTCCAGCTGGAATCGCGCGGCATGAAGGAGCTGCTCAAGAAGCTGCGGCCCAACACCTTCGAAGACATCATCGCCATGCTGGCCCTGTACCGTCCGGGGCCGCTGGAATCGGGCATGGTGGACGACTTCGTCAACCGCAAGCACGGCCGCGCCGCGGTGGACTACTTCCACAACGATCTGGAGAGCACGCTCAAGAGCACCTACGGGGTCATCGTCTACCAGGAACAGGTGATGCTGATCTCGCAGATCATCGGCGGCTACTCGCTGGGCGGCGCCGACCTGCTGCGCCGCGCCATGGGCAAGAAAAAGCCCGAGGAAATGGCCAAGCACCGCGAGCTGTTCGAGAAGGGCGCCAAGGAAAAGGGCCACGACCCCGACCTCGCGGTCAAGCTGTTCGACCTGATGGAGAAGTTCGCGGGCTACGGCTTCAACAAGTCGCACTCGGCCGCGTACGCGCTGATCTCCTACCAGACCGCCTGGCTCAAGGCCTACCACCCGACCGAGTTCCTGGCCGCCACCATGTCCTCCGACATGGACGACACCGACAAGGTCCAGATCTTCTGCCGCGACGCCCAGGACAACGGCGTCGAGGTGCTGCCGCCCGACGTCAATTTCTCGGGCTACCGCTTCGAACCCGTGGCTGACAAGCACACCGAAAAGGGCAAGCCGCCGCGCACCATGCGCTACGGCCTGGGGGCGGTCAAGGGCACGGGGCAGGGCGCGGTCGAGGACATCCTGCGCGCCCGCAAGGAAGGCGGCCCGTTCCAGAACCTGTTCGACTTCTGTCGCCGCGTCAGCAAGCACGCGGTCAACCGCCGCACCATCGAGGCCCTGATCAAGGCCGGCGCCTTCGACACCATCGAACCCAATCGCGCCGCCATGCTGGCCTCGGTGCCCACCGCCATGGAAGCGGCCGAGCAGGCCGCGCGCAGCGCCAACCAGTCCTCGCTGTTCGGCGACGACAGCAGCGACGTGGTGGCCGGCGAACTGGCCAAGGTCGCGCCGTGGGACCTGCACAAGAAGCTGACCGAGGAAAAATCGGCGCTGGGCTACTACTACAGCGGCCACCTGTTCGACGCCTGGCGCGACGAAGTGCGCCAGATCGTGCCGATGCAGCTGGCGCGGGTCGAGCCGCAGCGCGACCTGCAATGGATGTGCGGGGTGCTGGCCAGCGTGCGCGTCATGATGACCCGTCGCGGCAAGATGGTGTTCGCGGTGCTGGACGACGGCACCGCGCAGGTCGAGATCTCGGTGTTCAACG from Achromobacter xylosoxidans includes the following:
- the dnaE gene encoding DNA polymerase III subunit alpha, with the protein product MSEAVTTPSPFVHLRVHSEFSVVDGIVRIPDLIKRVAKLGQPAVALTDLSNLFGLIKFYKGARGAGIKPIAGCDVWLSNDDDPAKPFRVLLLVRNHQGYLNLCELLSRAFLTNQGKGRAEIRREWLQGQDGLIVLSGGRGGDVGQALDAGNAVSALALARQWAHMFPGSYYIELQRAGMDGDEAYTQAAMRLAAEAGLPVVATHPVQFLDEYEFQAHEARVCIAEGEILANPRRVRRFSKEQYLLSSEEMARRFADVPSALANTVEIAKRCNLSLVLGKPRLPNFPTPDGVSLDDYLVQLSEEGLEKRMAFLFPDEAERASKREQYYERLRWECKTIIQMGFPGYFLIVQDFINWGKNNGVPVGPGRGSGAGSLVAYALGITDLDPIRYDLLFERFLNPERVSMPDFDIDFCQDNRERVIDYVKEKYGRAAVSQIATFGTLGAKAVVRDAGRVLDMPYMFCDGLSKLIPFNPMDPWTLERTLKDEPAFKDRYEQEEEVRALVDLAKPLEGLTRNIGMHAGGVLIAPGKLTDFCPLYCQPGQENSAVSQFDKDDVEAAGLVKFDFLGLRNLTILDWAVRYVRQFNEDKRDFDVMALSLDDPAAYKILCDANTTAVFQLESRGMKELLKKLRPNTFEDIIAMLALYRPGPLESGMVDDFVNRKHGRAAVDYFHNDLESTLKSTYGVIVYQEQVMLISQIIGGYSLGGADLLRRAMGKKKPEEMAKHRELFEKGAKEKGHDPDLAVKLFDLMEKFAGYGFNKSHSAAYALISYQTAWLKAYHPTEFLAATMSSDMDDTDKVQIFCRDAQDNGVEVLPPDVNFSGYRFEPVADKHTEKGKPPRTMRYGLGAVKGTGQGAVEDILRARKEGGPFQNLFDFCRRVSKHAVNRRTIEALIKAGAFDTIEPNRAAMLASVPTAMEAAEQAARSANQSSLFGDDSSDVVAGELAKVAPWDLHKKLTEEKSALGYYYSGHLFDAWRDEVRQIVPMQLARVEPQRDLQWMCGVLASVRVMMTRRGKMVFAVLDDGTAQVEISVFNELYEKHRNRLREDQLVIVQGKVSNDDYSGGMRIVAEQLYDLQLAREARAKSLRVKLNGGADAARLRQMLNPFRAEPENGIPGVPVDIVYTKNNFLCTVRLGEEWRVRMADTLLENLNAWTKPNGVEVTY
- the lpxO gene encoding lipid A hydroxylase LpxO, with the protein product MKWLIPGIWLAAILFAHFRGRVKLPLGRQLLDHSVLLAPVNAFMVLTSRVPSTPYLTTSEIAELKVLDDNWETIRDEALQMAELRRIKAADSHNDIGFNSFFKYGWKRFYLKWYDARHPSAEELCPKTVAILKTLPKVKAAMFAELPPGGKLNAHRDPFAGSLRYHLGLTTPNDDRCHIIVDGESYSWRDGESVVFDETYVHEAYNHTDQNRIILFCDVERPLKWGWAEAFNRWFGRVVMSAASSPNDGGDQTGAINKLTHAHWVIDQKRKAFKAWNRNVYKATKYGLIILVIAGFIAL
- a CDS encoding AAA-associated domain-containing protein, coding for MPSNFLIELHDVGKSFRAADGTARHVLEHVDFTLREGEIVALLGKSGSGKSTLLRIMAGLVNADQGTVTYRGQPVYGPAAGIAMVFQSFALFPWLTAQQNVELGLEAQGVAPAERARRADAVLDLMGLGGFGGALPRELSGGMRQRVGIARALVMNPDVLLMDEAFSALDVLTGETLRDDMLELWDESRISTKGILIVSHNIEEAVMMADRIIVFSSDPGRIRSQVQIGLPRPRNADSPQVRALIDEVYALMTQRPAHDMPTPRQQGLGYRFPHTEVERMEGVLDVLAEAPFNGRADLPKLAEEAEISDDDLLPACEALGLFGLAQIDKGDIYLTPLGQRYVQADQDQKQAIFGRQLLAHVPLAAHIRHSLEQEPAGELPERNFLDSLEEFLKPDEAERVLKIAVEWGRYGEIYGYDYHTGLLSLPERAAG